From a single Granulicella aggregans genomic region:
- a CDS encoding ArnT family glycosyltransferase yields MPPPHEDEAFPAIAEKTRLKMGPTLTILGLALAMRVLVIWTVVTRYPPQWLFTRGMEMGLLAKSLLAGKGLSSPFGGDTGPTAIVAPVYPLLIAAVFRVFGAYSMASAIAILIAQTIVNLITIWMIMHVSRRLFNQATATVAGLAWACSLPLVWMPTILWETSLSCCLLAGLFAIVLKYRVMADMGPVQWIAIGGYCGLCALVNPALLLSLAGAALWLAYVARGRQSYWPLLSLLTFVLVFAPWPIRNARAFHAFVPLRTTVGLELWIGNRDGATGFLDESVFPMFNRTELADYVTRGEVGYSAHKSELAKQYIATHPLEFLELTARRFVRFWTGTGTQNGSALFALHATSTTLLGVIALALLLRRRRYDLVALFAIPMLLFPIPYLITHAEFRYRLVIDPIMTVLGAYAVVELAKLTVSASKATSSEPRLAPAKTPILRSI; encoded by the coding sequence ATGCCGCCACCCCACGAAGACGAGGCCTTCCCTGCCATTGCGGAGAAGACGCGCCTGAAGATGGGTCCGACTTTGACCATCCTTGGACTGGCCCTCGCGATGCGAGTCCTGGTCATCTGGACTGTCGTCACCCGCTATCCTCCGCAGTGGCTCTTTACCCGCGGCATGGAGATGGGCCTGCTGGCGAAGTCGCTGCTTGCGGGCAAAGGCCTCAGTTCTCCCTTCGGCGGCGATACCGGCCCCACAGCAATCGTAGCGCCGGTCTATCCCTTACTGATAGCAGCCGTCTTCCGCGTCTTCGGCGCGTACTCGATGGCCTCGGCCATCGCGATCCTCATAGCCCAGACGATCGTGAACCTCATCACCATCTGGATGATCATGCATGTGTCGCGCCGACTCTTCAACCAGGCCACAGCGACAGTGGCCGGACTTGCGTGGGCCTGCTCTCTCCCGCTGGTCTGGATGCCGACGATTCTCTGGGAGACTTCACTCTCCTGCTGCCTTTTGGCTGGACTCTTCGCGATCGTGCTGAAGTATCGCGTTATGGCCGACATGGGTCCAGTGCAGTGGATCGCGATAGGTGGCTACTGTGGCCTCTGCGCGCTGGTGAATCCTGCCCTATTGCTTTCGCTTGCCGGCGCTGCCTTGTGGCTGGCATACGTCGCGCGAGGAAGACAGTCTTACTGGCCGCTGCTCTCACTGCTAACGTTCGTGCTGGTCTTCGCTCCCTGGCCGATCAGAAACGCTCGGGCCTTTCACGCGTTCGTTCCGCTTCGCACCACGGTGGGGCTTGAGCTGTGGATAGGCAACCGGGACGGAGCGACCGGCTTTCTTGATGAGTCCGTCTTCCCCATGTTCAACCGGACGGAGCTTGCAGATTATGTGACGCGCGGCGAAGTTGGATACTCCGCCCACAAGTCCGAGCTGGCGAAGCAATACATCGCCACGCATCCCTTGGAGTTCCTCGAACTTACGGCTCGCCGTTTCGTGCGCTTCTGGACCGGCACTGGCACGCAGAACGGATCCGCGCTCTTCGCGCTGCACGCAACGTCGACGACGCTCCTCGGTGTGATCGCTCTTGCGCTCCTCCTGCGACGCCGCCGCTACGATCTTGTCGCGTTGTTTGCGATCCCGATGCTGCTCTTTCCAATTCCTTACCTCATCACGCATGCCGAGTTTCGCTATCGCCTCGTAATCGATCCGATCATGACGGTTCTAGGCGCTTACGCGGTGGTAGAACTTGCCAAACTTACCGTTAGCGCGAGTAAGGCAACTTCCTCCGAACCTCGATTGGCACCCGCCAAGACGCCAATCCTGAGGTCGATCTAG
- a CDS encoding LacI family DNA-binding transcriptional regulator, translating into MAVRLKDIAKDLGVSTVTVSKVLRGNPEISERTRARVLKRVRELNYQPNMQARGLAGGRSFTAGLVVPDLVHPFFGEFAKSLGGALRASGLGLMLASSEEDPEIEVQEIRTLLNRGVDVLLVASCQTLESESLFFGDGARPLLLIDRNFTKIGASFVGSDDVQVGEMGTRHLISLGRKNVAHIGGQGMSPAVDRQAGYRKAMAAAKIKVPANFVVTRDRIEESGDSAGYYAMQELLSQGARPDAVFCYNDLSALGAMKAAMQAGLRIPEDIAFVGCGNLRYAEYLKVPLTSIDHSTERLGVAAANLASQLAESPLTLPQTVLLEPKLMVRRSSVAE; encoded by the coding sequence ATGGCAGTACGGCTGAAGGACATTGCCAAAGACCTTGGGGTCTCGACCGTAACCGTATCGAAGGTCCTGCGGGGCAACCCGGAGATCAGCGAACGAACCAGAGCACGCGTGCTGAAGCGCGTGCGCGAGCTGAACTACCAGCCCAACATGCAGGCGCGTGGGCTGGCGGGTGGCCGGTCGTTCACCGCCGGGCTGGTCGTGCCGGACCTGGTGCATCCCTTCTTCGGCGAGTTCGCTAAGTCGCTCGGTGGAGCGCTGAGGGCCAGCGGGCTTGGGCTGATGCTGGCCTCATCCGAGGAAGACCCTGAGATCGAAGTACAGGAGATCCGAACCCTGCTCAACCGCGGCGTGGATGTGCTGTTGGTGGCATCCTGCCAGACGCTTGAGAGCGAGTCGCTCTTCTTCGGAGATGGCGCACGGCCTCTGCTGCTGATTGACCGGAACTTCACCAAGATCGGGGCAAGCTTTGTGGGATCGGACGATGTGCAGGTAGGCGAGATGGGGACGCGTCACCTTATCTCTCTGGGCCGCAAGAACGTGGCCCACATCGGCGGCCAGGGGATGAGTCCGGCAGTGGACAGGCAGGCGGGTTATCGCAAGGCCATGGCGGCCGCAAAGATCAAGGTGCCGGCAAACTTCGTCGTAACGCGCGACCGGATTGAGGAGAGCGGCGACTCCGCCGGCTACTACGCCATGCAGGAGCTGCTGTCGCAGGGAGCGCGGCCCGACGCTGTCTTTTGCTACAACGATCTCTCTGCGCTGGGAGCGATGAAGGCTGCCATGCAGGCCGGCCTTCGAATTCCCGAAGACATTGCCTTTGTGGGCTGTGGCAACCTGCGCTATGCGGAGTATCTGAAGGTTCCGTTGACGTCAATCGACCATTCCACCGAACGCTTGGGAGTCGCGGCCGCAAATCTGGCTTCGCAACTCGCGGAGTCGCCCTTGACTCTTCCTCAGACGGTGCTGCTGGAGCCGAAGCTGATGGTGCGCCGGTCAAGCGTGGCGGAATAG
- a CDS encoding translocated intimin receptor Tir translates to MSGLQTIKAILTDVQFWVPALALAFGIALLVWLR, encoded by the coding sequence ATGAGTGGATTGCAGACGATCAAAGCCATCCTGACGGATGTGCAGTTCTGGGTTCCGGCACTGGCGCTGGCCTTCGGCATCGCGCTGCTCGTATGGCTACGATAG
- a CDS encoding inositol oxygenase encodes MSVATVLPNQPLQDLDEWDDFLEGRYKEGKSEEEFRVYDATATPGVAEFYRQNHENMTVEYVLGKEAEYFSLSKGQKTIWEAADFLNTLVDDSDPDTDLTQIEHLLQTSEAMRRDECPRWMILTGFIHDLGKCLCLYGEPQWGVVGDTFPVGCAWSKDIVFHEYFAKNPDRHIAEYQTKYGIYEPNCGLENVHMSFGHDGYIAEVMKPYLRDESLYMLRFHSFYPWHKHGAYDHLCTEKDRSMLEWVLKFNQYDLYSKGHTKPNLAELKPYYDDLFAEFLPPTLAW; translated from the coding sequence ATGAGCGTAGCCACCGTTCTTCCCAATCAGCCGTTGCAGGACCTTGACGAGTGGGACGACTTTCTTGAAGGCCGTTACAAAGAGGGCAAGAGCGAAGAGGAGTTCCGTGTCTACGACGCGACGGCTACTCCTGGCGTGGCCGAGTTCTATCGCCAGAACCACGAGAACATGACAGTCGAATATGTTCTGGGCAAAGAGGCGGAGTACTTTTCGCTCTCGAAGGGCCAGAAGACCATCTGGGAGGCGGCCGATTTTCTCAATACGCTCGTAGATGACAGCGACCCGGACACCGACCTGACCCAGATCGAGCACCTGCTCCAGACCTCCGAAGCCATGCGCCGCGATGAGTGCCCGCGCTGGATGATCCTCACCGGCTTCATCCACGACCTCGGCAAGTGTCTCTGCCTCTACGGCGAGCCACAGTGGGGCGTTGTTGGCGACACCTTCCCCGTAGGCTGCGCCTGGTCGAAGGACATTGTCTTCCACGAATACTTCGCCAAGAACCCAGACCGCCATATCGCCGAGTACCAGACCAAGTACGGTATCTATGAGCCGAACTGCGGTCTAGAAAATGTTCATATGTCCTTCGGCCACGATGGTTATATCGCCGAGGTGATGAAGCCCTACCTGCGCGACGAGTCGCTTTACATGCTTCGCTTCCACTCGTTTTATCCGTGGCACAAGCACGGCGCATACGACCATCTCTGCACGGAGAAAGACCGCTCGATGCTGGAGTGGGTGCTGAAGTTCAACCAGTACGACCTCTACTCCAAAGGACACACCAAGCCCAATCTCGCCGAGTTGAAGCCTTACTACGACGATCTCTTCGCCGAGTTCCTTCCTCCGACTCTGGCCTGGTAG
- a CDS encoding ArnT family glycosyltransferase: MKFEAPAPNVVPLGHRENEGRVHYLPILGSALVLRSLFALSVARGDPRVWFFNQASEYGCLAQSLLSGHGYASPFCGSTGPSAFLAPGYPLLVAAAFRLFGAYSMQAAAALISLQVLVGILIVLTVMLLAKRLLGTTAANLAGVLCAISPPAVCLPILFWETSLSMLLLTGIILLALRCANRPSNWRWLGFGAYCAVAMFVNPSLLLTFAAVFIWMIWQTGISRLRGPALALLTWCMIFSIWPIRNAYRLHAFVPLRTNLGYELWQGNRPGSDGTFTVALHPNKNNNEFVHYAHLGEAAYMQEKSELAIEAIKADKSRFVRLSLERFRKFWINSADSKSSSLLAMNILFTSLMSAVGLGLLFLRRNPVAWLLAIPFAILPAPYYLTHADFRFRLLLDPLAILLTAYVFKELSGRVRSHLRAKARGSVVATQLPART, encoded by the coding sequence GTGAAGTTCGAGGCACCCGCTCCAAACGTGGTGCCGCTCGGGCACAGAGAAAACGAGGGGCGCGTCCACTATCTACCAATCCTCGGCTCGGCGCTCGTTCTGCGTAGCCTCTTCGCGTTATCGGTGGCCAGGGGAGATCCGCGAGTGTGGTTCTTCAACCAGGCCTCCGAGTACGGTTGCCTCGCGCAGTCCCTGCTGAGCGGGCACGGATATGCATCGCCATTCTGCGGGTCCACAGGGCCAAGCGCCTTCCTGGCACCGGGATATCCCCTGCTGGTGGCGGCGGCCTTCCGTTTGTTCGGAGCCTACAGCATGCAGGCTGCTGCCGCATTGATCAGCTTGCAAGTGCTCGTCGGCATTTTGATCGTGCTGACAGTGATGTTGCTGGCGAAGCGTCTGCTGGGCACCACCGCCGCCAACCTCGCCGGAGTGCTGTGCGCGATCAGCCCGCCCGCGGTATGCCTGCCGATACTCTTCTGGGAGACATCACTCTCCATGCTGCTACTGACAGGAATCATCCTGTTGGCGCTGCGGTGCGCGAATAGGCCGAGCAACTGGCGCTGGCTCGGCTTCGGTGCGTACTGCGCCGTGGCAATGTTCGTGAATCCGTCGCTCCTGCTGACCTTCGCAGCCGTATTCATATGGATGATCTGGCAGACCGGAATCTCACGGCTTCGAGGTCCAGCACTGGCGTTACTGACCTGGTGCATGATCTTCTCCATCTGGCCCATTCGAAACGCATATCGTCTCCATGCGTTCGTCCCGCTGCGCACGAACCTGGGCTACGAGCTTTGGCAAGGGAACCGGCCGGGATCTGATGGCACGTTTACGGTCGCGCTCCATCCCAACAAGAACAACAACGAGTTTGTGCATTACGCACATCTAGGCGAAGCAGCCTACATGCAAGAGAAGTCCGAGCTTGCGATTGAGGCGATCAAGGCCGACAAATCACGCTTCGTTCGACTGTCCTTGGAGCGCTTCAGAAAGTTCTGGATCAACAGCGCAGATTCGAAATCGTCCTCGCTGCTGGCGATGAACATCCTGTTCACCTCGCTGATGAGCGCCGTCGGGTTGGGGCTGCTCTTCCTGCGCAGGAACCCAGTTGCGTGGCTACTTGCTATCCCCTTCGCGATCCTGCCGGCACCGTACTATCTCACCCACGCCGACTTCCGCTTCAGGCTGTTGCTTGACCCACTGGCGATCCTGCTGACGGCCTATGTCTTCAAGGAGCTCAGCGGTCGTGTCCGATCGCACCTGAGAGCAAAAGCCCGCGGCAGCGTGGTAGCGACACAGCTTCCCGCAAGGACTTAA
- a CDS encoding MFS transporter, translated as MNVQTLQKPMNTPRQVLFASLVGTTVEFFDFYIYATAAVLVFPKLFFPKSDPASSTLASLATFGIAFIARPIGSALFGHFGDRIGRKKTLVLALSTMGLSTFAIGVLPSYAAIGIIAPLLLALCRFGQGIGLGGEWGGAVLLAVENAPPNKRALYGMFPQLGAPIGFLLSGGTFLLLSRWLTDAQFFSFGWRLPFLASAVLVLLGLYVRLTITETPVFEASQKRGEKTSVPMFSVFRQHLRELCAGVLVCLATFVLFYLMTVFALSWGTTALHYPRGTFLLIQLFGILFFAATIPVSALLAERGRKPLMIGVTVGIALFGFAFAPMFSAGIAGATAMMALGLALMGMTYGPLGTIVSELFPTPVRYTGSSLAFSLAGILGASLAPYAATWLAKTYGLPYVGYYLTTSALLTLVGLLLIRETKNSDLTL; from the coding sequence ATGAATGTGCAGACACTGCAGAAGCCTATGAACACCCCGCGGCAGGTGCTCTTCGCCAGCCTGGTTGGAACAACGGTCGAGTTCTTCGACTTCTACATCTACGCGACGGCCGCCGTGCTTGTTTTCCCGAAGCTCTTCTTCCCCAAGTCCGACCCCGCGTCCTCGACGCTGGCTTCGCTGGCGACCTTCGGCATTGCGTTCATCGCGCGGCCTATCGGCTCGGCCCTCTTCGGCCACTTCGGCGATCGCATCGGACGCAAGAAGACCCTGGTGCTGGCCCTTTCGACCATGGGGCTTTCGACCTTCGCCATTGGCGTCCTGCCTTCGTATGCGGCGATCGGCATCATCGCTCCCTTGCTGCTGGCGCTCTGCCGGTTCGGGCAAGGCATCGGACTTGGCGGTGAATGGGGAGGAGCCGTGCTGCTGGCGGTCGAGAACGCTCCGCCGAACAAGCGCGCTCTCTATGGAATGTTTCCCCAGCTTGGCGCTCCGATCGGATTTCTGCTCTCGGGAGGAACATTCCTGCTGCTCTCACGATGGCTCACGGACGCCCAGTTCTTCAGCTTTGGCTGGCGGCTTCCCTTCCTAGCAAGCGCGGTGCTGGTACTACTCGGCCTCTATGTCCGGCTGACCATCACTGAGACGCCCGTCTTCGAGGCCTCTCAAAAGCGCGGCGAGAAGACCAGCGTACCCATGTTCTCCGTCTTCCGGCAGCATCTGCGCGAGCTCTGCGCTGGAGTCCTGGTCTGCCTAGCAACATTTGTACTTTTCTACCTGATGACCGTCTTCGCCCTCTCATGGGGAACGACGGCGCTGCACTACCCTCGCGGAACCTTCTTGCTGATCCAGTTGTTCGGAATTCTCTTCTTCGCGGCAACCATACCCGTTTCAGCTCTGCTCGCCGAGCGGGGACGCAAGCCGCTGATGATAGGCGTGACGGTGGGCATCGCACTCTTTGGCTTCGCGTTCGCGCCTATGTTCTCGGCGGGCATCGCTGGCGCAACCGCGATGATGGCGCTCGGCCTCGCACTGATGGGCATGACCTACGGCCCTCTCGGAACAATCGTCTCCGAGTTGTTCCCCACTCCGGTACGCTACACGGGAAGTTCACTGGCGTTCAGCCTTGCGGGCATCCTCGGAGCCTCGCTCGCTCCCTACGCAGCCACCTGGCTGGCGAAGACCTACGGTCTGCCTTACGTCGGGTACTACCTCACAACGTCCGCGCTCCTGACGCTTGTGGGGCTGCTGCTGATCCGCGAGACGAAGAACAGCGATCTCACGCTCTAG
- a CDS encoding DUF192 domain-containing protein: MRSIRVVNRTRNTTVGENIELADTSLTRMWGLLGRSGLGAGGGLWIAPSSGVHTMGMKFPIDVVGLDRNKRVVKLWHSLVPYRVTSVSIKISSVLELASGEILRAGIELGDELAVSDAPN, translated from the coding sequence ATGCGATCGATACGTGTGGTGAACCGGACCCGCAATACGACAGTGGGTGAAAACATAGAGCTTGCCGATACCTCGCTAACCAGGATGTGGGGCCTTCTTGGCCGAAGTGGTCTGGGTGCCGGGGGAGGGTTGTGGATCGCGCCTTCCTCCGGTGTTCACACGATGGGGATGAAGTTTCCCATTGATGTCGTCGGCCTCGACCGCAACAAGCGCGTCGTCAAGCTATGGCACTCTCTCGTGCCCTATCGCGTCACATCCGTCAGCATAAAAATTAGCAGCGTCCTCGAACTGGCTTCGGGTGAGATTCTTCGCGCTGGCATCGAGCTTGGAGATGAGCTTGCTGTCTCCGACGCGCCGAACTGA
- a CDS encoding GRP family sugar transporter yields the protein MAASGTAVTGRAVASVRSLHVMGVICGLAAGVWLGAAEAPTKLVNAGFSPFAISLCMVAGVFTARWTFPTLLKGTSYVFADLTAKKHLIVWAILAGALWAVANTLTVFAIRDVGLATAFPLWNTNSLIGLLWGRLLFGELKGAGTKNSLKVLAGTTCIVIAAIMLGFSTIQGGASNAPHAARGLMAAAGASLLWGTMYVPYRKAYLSGMNPLSFVTAFTVGELGTMFALTWALDGGAHSSAFQLIHSKQLLFWLFLGGFVWVVGDLFQQFATKYLGIGRGIPLSNTNQLWGLAWGALVFGELASANWAHRMLVLGGSFLMIVGALAISTAVASAREHTSRNEVLERECDRYGLIYREVLQAQSGDEFGSRSERRRWWDYAIVLAATGLFVWLGINAVVPPLAMNLHWAAALTGLLAIALAGGGWSLWRQTRFS from the coding sequence ATGGCTGCAAGCGGTACAGCGGTGACGGGTCGTGCAGTAGCTTCAGTCAGGTCGCTGCACGTAATGGGCGTAATCTGCGGGCTTGCGGCGGGAGTCTGGCTGGGTGCGGCTGAGGCACCGACAAAGCTGGTGAACGCAGGGTTCTCGCCGTTTGCGATCTCGCTCTGCATGGTGGCCGGAGTGTTTACGGCACGTTGGACTTTTCCCACATTGCTGAAGGGAACGAGCTACGTCTTCGCGGATCTGACGGCAAAGAAGCACCTGATCGTCTGGGCGATTCTTGCCGGAGCCTTGTGGGCAGTCGCGAACACGTTGACCGTCTTCGCCATCCGCGATGTGGGCCTGGCAACGGCATTCCCCTTATGGAATACAAACTCGCTGATCGGCCTGCTGTGGGGGCGGCTCTTGTTTGGCGAGTTGAAGGGCGCGGGCACGAAGAACAGCCTCAAGGTTCTCGCTGGGACTACCTGCATCGTCATCGCCGCGATCATGCTCGGCTTCAGCACTATCCAGGGCGGAGCCTCCAATGCTCCTCACGCAGCGCGAGGTCTGATGGCCGCCGCTGGCGCCAGCCTGCTCTGGGGGACGATGTATGTGCCTTATCGCAAGGCCTACCTAAGCGGGATGAATCCCCTCTCCTTCGTGACGGCGTTCACCGTGGGGGAGTTGGGAACGATGTTCGCTCTCACCTGGGCGCTGGACGGAGGAGCTCACTCCTCGGCGTTCCAGTTGATTCACAGCAAACAACTGCTGTTCTGGCTGTTCCTTGGCGGATTCGTTTGGGTTGTCGGCGACCTCTTTCAACAGTTCGCGACGAAGTATCTGGGGATCGGGCGCGGAATTCCACTCTCGAACACGAACCAGCTATGGGGACTCGCATGGGGAGCGCTGGTATTCGGCGAACTCGCGTCTGCCAACTGGGCACACAGGATGCTGGTGCTGGGCGGCTCCTTCCTGATGATCGTGGGCGCGTTGGCGATCAGCACAGCGGTGGCGTCGGCGCGGGAGCATACGTCACGCAACGAGGTGCTTGAACGAGAGTGCGACCGCTATGGATTGATCTATCGCGAGGTGCTGCAGGCGCAGAGCGGCGATGAGTTCGGCAGCCGCAGCGAACGCCGCCGCTGGTGGGACTATGCGATCGTATTGGCAGCTACTGGGTTATTCGTATGGCTGGGCATCAACGCGGTCGTACCCCCACTGGCCATGAATCTGCACTGGGCAGCGGCGTTGACGGGCCTGCTGGCCATCGCGCTGGCGGGTGGTGGATGGTCACTTTGGCGGCAGACGCGCTTCAGCTAG
- a CDS encoding type II secretion system F family protein, with translation MEVVLYLAITFTIFLAIALLSAPVVLRPSPEAQRILEVVTSNRADRRTIRGKEVITDGILKAGRDLRARLGLAENVKLKKRLLEAGLRDKSTLDIFFAVQLACPLLGCFAGSFISDNTAFWVFALAVVGYMAPDFWLTKKTAKRRHVIRRSIPDCLDLLVICVDAGLGLDQALIRVSSELSVSHPEINEELNQVNLEQRAGKPRLEAWQGVAERTQIEEFKAFVSMLVQTDKFGTPILKALSQFSEEIRMKRRQHAEEAAAKTKIKIIFPLVLCIFPCVFIVLLAPAILSIMSGFKAMGH, from the coding sequence ATGGAAGTTGTCTTATATCTCGCGATCACATTTACGATCTTCCTCGCGATCGCTCTGCTGTCGGCACCGGTGGTGCTGCGTCCGTCTCCGGAGGCGCAACGCATTCTCGAAGTCGTCACCAGCAATCGCGCGGACCGTCGCACCATCCGCGGCAAAGAGGTCATCACCGACGGCATCCTCAAGGCGGGTCGAGATCTTCGTGCAAGGCTTGGACTGGCAGAGAACGTAAAGCTGAAGAAGCGCCTGCTCGAGGCCGGCCTGCGCGATAAGAGCACGCTGGACATCTTCTTCGCTGTTCAGCTCGCGTGCCCGCTGCTCGGATGCTTCGCAGGAAGTTTTATCTCCGACAATACCGCTTTCTGGGTATTCGCTCTGGCAGTCGTGGGATACATGGCACCGGACTTTTGGCTTACAAAGAAGACGGCGAAGCGGAGGCATGTTATCCGGCGCAGTATTCCGGACTGCCTCGATCTTCTCGTGATCTGCGTGGACGCTGGACTTGGGCTCGACCAGGCGCTGATCCGGGTAAGCTCGGAGCTTTCGGTAAGTCATCCGGAGATCAACGAAGAGCTGAACCAGGTGAACCTCGAGCAACGGGCCGGCAAGCCCAGGCTTGAGGCATGGCAGGGAGTCGCAGAACGCACGCAGATCGAGGAGTTCAAGGCTTTCGTCAGCATGCTCGTCCAGACCGACAAGTTTGGAACGCCGATTTTAAAAGCGCTGTCACAGTTTTCCGAAGAGATTCGCATGAAAAGGAGGCAGCACGCAGAAGAGGCAGCCGCAAAGACGAAGATCAAAATCATCTTCCCACTTGTACTTTGCATCTTCCCGTGCGTCTTCATCGTCCTTCTCGCACCCGCAATTCTGAGCATCATGTCCGGGTTCAAAGCGATGGGACACTAG
- a CDS encoding type II secretion system F family protein, whose amino-acid sequence MLLLSAFLFMLIMIFVIMAVFAAPTAEQKAFTNRLASIRRTSYDGSVSSGGEGLLKPLAEGSFGWLEDMFENFSFTERLRLLILQSDSKSNFGTLVVTSFGLAVAACFFTYLFIPMLVVALLAAGVAAYSPFLVLEFKRKRKIAAFNQHLPDAIDMIARSLRAGHSMIAAISIVAEHAVAPVGPEFAEVFRKQNFGLPIRDALMELLERIPSQDMRVLATAILVQKDTGGNLAEILDRTVKVIRERLRIQGEIRTHTAQGRMTGWILCALPVVMLVLINMVNPGYSDVLFHDPFGRDLLYVGIVLLIIGGLLIRAIVNGIEV is encoded by the coding sequence ATGCTTCTTCTCTCAGCCTTTCTGTTCATGCTCATCATGATCTTCGTGATCATGGCGGTCTTCGCTGCTCCAACAGCGGAACAGAAGGCATTCACCAACCGGCTCGCCTCGATTCGGCGTACCTCTTATGACGGCTCGGTCTCGTCCGGCGGCGAGGGCCTCCTCAAGCCGCTTGCCGAGGGCAGCTTCGGCTGGCTGGAGGACATGTTTGAGAACTTTTCCTTCACGGAGCGTCTCCGGCTTCTCATCCTGCAATCGGACAGCAAGAGCAACTTCGGAACCCTGGTCGTCACCAGCTTTGGCCTCGCCGTGGCTGCATGCTTCTTCACTTACCTCTTCATCCCCATGCTGGTCGTCGCTCTGCTTGCCGCCGGAGTGGCAGCGTACTCTCCGTTCCTGGTTCTGGAGTTCAAGCGGAAGCGGAAGATCGCCGCGTTCAATCAACATCTTCCCGACGCCATCGATATGATCGCCCGCTCTCTTCGTGCGGGTCACTCCATGATCGCCGCGATCAGCATCGTCGCGGAACACGCCGTCGCTCCCGTCGGGCCGGAGTTCGCAGAAGTGTTCCGCAAGCAGAATTTCGGGCTTCCGATTCGCGACGCGCTGATGGAGCTGCTCGAACGCATTCCTTCGCAGGACATGCGCGTGCTGGCCACCGCCATCCTGGTGCAGAAGGACACAGGCGGAAACCTCGCCGAGATCCTCGATCGCACGGTCAAGGTGATCCGCGAACGTCTCCGCATCCAGGGAGAGATACGTACCCACACAGCGCAGGGCCGCATGACGGGATGGATCCTCTGCGCGCTCCCGGTCGTGATGCTCGTCCTGATCAATATGGTCAATCCCGGCTACTCGGACGTTCTCTTTCACGATCCTTTCGGCCGCGATCTGCTATATGTCGGCATTGTGTTGCTAATTATTGGCGGGCTGCTCATTCGCGCCATCGTCAACGGGATCGAGGTCTAG